Proteins encoded within one genomic window of Sphingomonas cannabina:
- a CDS encoding RNA polymerase sigma factor → MSWSRPIDIWFSTQVLSHEAHYLRQARRWCRNREEAADLVQEAYLKLLQMDNWTALRDPRAYTVTMIRNLVLQRVRREQVVAITDIPAPSLAEVRDEAPGVFETVAAREALIDLLAHVERLPPVCRRVIRMRKFEERTPREIALALGISVSTVETHLARGMQQLMNWRRISQVPMPPREAAASNEIADAEMQA, encoded by the coding sequence GTGAGCTGGTCTCGTCCGATCGATATTTGGTTCTCGACGCAAGTCCTGTCTCATGAAGCCCATTATCTTCGGCAGGCGCGGCGTTGGTGCAGGAACCGTGAGGAAGCAGCCGATCTGGTGCAGGAAGCCTATCTGAAGCTGCTTCAGATGGACAACTGGACCGCGCTCCGCGATCCGCGCGCCTATACCGTGACGATGATCCGCAATCTGGTGCTCCAGCGCGTGCGCCGCGAGCAGGTGGTCGCCATCACCGATATTCCGGCGCCTAGCCTTGCCGAAGTGCGCGACGAAGCCCCCGGCGTGTTCGAGACCGTCGCCGCGCGCGAGGCGCTGATCGATCTGCTCGCGCACGTGGAGCGCCTGCCGCCCGTCTGCCGGCGAGTCATCCGGATGCGCAAGTTCGAGGAGCGCACGCCCCGGGAGATCGCGCTCGCGCTGGGCATCAGCGTCTCCACCGTCGAGACCCATCTCGCCCGGGGGATGCAGCAGCTGATGAACTGGCGGCGAATTTCGCAAGTCCCGATGCCGCCCCGGGAAGCCGCCGCGTCGAACGAAATCGCCGACGCGGAAATGCAGGCCTAG
- a CDS encoding RNA polymerase sigma factor, whose amino-acid sequence MEFAYRSYREDVRRYIAGTFGAGPPDPEDAVQAAFERFAALSDRARVDNPKAFLIRSARNYVIDQRRRQAVRISYVLSETAVATAVEDRDAERVVSAKERLEIIERTIQTMDPRRQQVVIMNRIHGISCAEIARQLDRSPTLIKALLAEALVLCERALREADGER is encoded by the coding sequence GTGGAATTCGCGTATCGCAGCTATCGGGAAGATGTGCGGCGCTATATCGCAGGCACCTTCGGCGCCGGCCCTCCGGATCCGGAAGATGCCGTCCAGGCGGCGTTCGAGCGTTTCGCCGCGCTTTCCGATCGGGCCCGGGTCGACAATCCCAAGGCGTTCCTGATCCGCAGCGCGCGCAACTATGTGATCGATCAGCGCCGGCGCCAGGCCGTCCGCATCAGCTATGTCCTCAGCGAAACCGCAGTGGCGACCGCCGTCGAGGATCGTGACGCCGAACGTGTGGTCTCCGCGAAAGAGCGGCTTGAAATCATTGAACGAACTATCCAAACCATGGACCCGCGGCGCCAACAGGTCGTGATCATGAACCGCATCCATGGAATCAGTTGCGCCGAGATCGCGCGCCAGCTCGATCGGTCCCCGACGCTGATCAAGGCGTTGCTCGCCGAGGCGCTTGTGCTGTGCGAGCGGGCCCTGCGCGAGGCGGATGGCGAGCGATGA
- a CDS encoding FecR family protein: MSGHSPEDTLDRIEDEASAWVVRLGEGALSPEQAREFAAWCAADPEHDRRFRALQRTWSEIPALTHLAALALPIPDNVAAAEPPPSTPRRRWMVGGGVAAAVAAAAAALAVLVPTGRPGSGRYATDLAQSRRITLADGSIVTLGARSAIAVQFARHERRIVLSRGEAFFEVVHDPDRPFLVEAGSSLVRDIGTRFDVKLGDGAMHVSVQEGQVQISGIAGTAPSDEGTAMLRAGQRAEIVAAMPSASTSAPSDHARIVALPSPAAGAWREGRLVYDNGRLADLVADVNRYYAPGVRLATPDTGELRITASFRTNEIPAFMNALSATLPVRAEAGSNGAFEISTARR; this comes from the coding sequence ATGAGCGGTCATTCGCCGGAGGATACGCTGGACCGGATCGAGGACGAGGCAAGCGCGTGGGTGGTACGGCTCGGCGAGGGCGCCCTGTCTCCGGAGCAGGCGCGGGAGTTCGCGGCATGGTGCGCCGCCGATCCGGAGCATGACCGCCGCTTCCGCGCATTGCAGCGGACCTGGAGCGAGATTCCGGCGCTGACGCACCTTGCTGCGCTGGCGCTGCCGATCCCGGACAATGTCGCCGCGGCCGAGCCGCCACCGTCGACGCCTCGACGCCGCTGGATGGTGGGCGGCGGCGTCGCCGCGGCCGTCGCGGCAGCGGCGGCGGCCCTCGCCGTCCTCGTGCCAACCGGCCGGCCCGGGTCAGGACGCTACGCGACCGACCTGGCCCAGAGCCGCCGGATCACGCTCGCTGACGGATCGATCGTCACGCTGGGGGCACGGTCGGCGATCGCCGTCCAATTCGCCCGGCACGAACGGCGGATCGTGCTCAGCCGGGGCGAGGCGTTCTTCGAGGTCGTTCACGACCCGGATCGGCCGTTCCTGGTGGAGGCCGGATCGTCGCTGGTCCGCGATATCGGAACCAGGTTCGACGTGAAGCTGGGCGACGGCGCCATGCATGTCTCCGTGCAGGAAGGTCAGGTGCAGATCAGCGGCATCGCGGGGACGGCGCCGTCGGATGAAGGCACGGCCATGCTGCGCGCCGGACAGCGTGCCGAGATCGTCGCGGCGATGCCTTCCGCTTCCACGAGCGCGCCGTCCGACCATGCGCGGATCGTCGCCCTGCCCTCCCCGGCCGCGGGTGCCTGGCGTGAGGGGCGGCTCGTCTATGACAATGGCCGGCTGGCCGACCTGGTCGCCGACGTCAATCGCTACTATGCGCCCGGCGTCAGGCTGGCGACGCCGGACACCGGTGAATTGCGGATCACCGCCTCGTTCCGGACGAACGAGATTCCCGCCTTCATGAACGCGCTCAGCGCTACGCTTCCGGTCCGGGCCGAAGCCGGATCGAACGGCGCTTTCGAGATTTCGACGGCGCGGCGCTGA